One Eremothecium cymbalariae DBVPG#7215 chromosome 2, complete sequence DNA window includes the following coding sequences:
- a CDS encoding uncharacterized protein (similar to Ashbya gossypii ABR032W): MVKKQVIRKKPKADGTDLVVKQKLIWTVGHICTLVFGLYFAFYSIYRLAFFYRYRSWKTLFLTARRHISGRHFSWLKWLAGFTPNVAYRLSLVGVLASHGITTWQSWADLSPTYYDLLCTDNFQNLLIATLWLFTRTSFYKLVPFIIVSYLHLTKKKNTSEQDITRQNSSLLHVVAYSEIVVLVSLFMDTLMFRGTSGFAFVFYLAIYWLKVNFSPYVQNTVLRILSKFDKAIPGSQQGKWNSAKNFLVKRLQEQERSQKEVRKRL, encoded by the coding sequence ATGGTGAAGAAACAAGTTATCCGTAAGAAGCCCAAGGCAGATGGCACTGACCTTGTTGTAAAGCAAAAGCTCATCTGGACAGTCGGTCACATATGTACACTGGTATTTGGGCTTTACTTTGCTTTCTACTCTATCTATAGATTAGCCTTTTTTTACCGGTACCGTTCTTGGAAGACGTTGTTCCTGACAGCCAGAAGACATATATCAGGAAGACATTTTAGTTGGTTGAAGTGGTTAGCAGGGTTTACCCCTAATGTTGCTTATCGGTTGTCGTTGGTTGGAGTGCTAGCGTCGCATGGGATCACTACTTGGCAAAGTTGGGCGGACTTGAGCCCTACGTACTACGATCTGTTATGCACTGACAATTTCCAGAACCTCTTAATTGCTACTCTATGGTTATTCACGAGAACCTCTTTTTACAAGTTGGTGCCCTTTATAATTGTCAGTTATTTACACCTcacaaagaaaaagaatacaaGTGAGCAAGACATAACGAGACAGAATTCTTCGTTGCTCCATGTGGTTGCATATTCTGAGATTGTTGTGCTAGTGTCGCTATTTATGGATACCTTAATGTTTAGGGGTACATCAGGCTTTGCCTTTGTTTTCTATCTTGCGATTTACTGGCTGAAGGTGAACTTCTCTCCATATGTGCAAAACACAGTTTTGAGGATACTATCCAAGTTCGACAAGGCAATCCCTGGTAGTCAACAGGGGAAATGGAATTCAGCCAAGAATTTCCTCGTCAAGAGGCTCCAAGAACAGGAGAGATCTCAGAAAGAGGTCAGAAAGAGACTATAA